A genomic segment from Parafrankia irregularis encodes:
- a CDS encoding uracil-DNA glycosylase, with protein MSAQPLQELVEPGWAQALEPVADQIAAMGDFLRAEIAAGRTYLPAGPHVLRAFQQPFDEVRVLIVGQDPYPTPGMAIGYSFAVSPEVRRLPGSLQNIFQELSADLDLPRPANGDLTPWTSQGVLLLNRALTTAPRQPGSHRGKGWEQVTEQAIRALAGRGKPLVAILWGQDARSLRPFLDGAAVIESTHPSPRSADRGFFGSRPFSRANDLLLRQGAQPVDWRLP; from the coding sequence ATGTCGGCGCAACCACTGCAGGAACTTGTCGAACCAGGCTGGGCCCAGGCTCTCGAACCGGTCGCCGACCAGATCGCGGCCATGGGTGACTTCCTACGCGCCGAGATCGCCGCGGGCCGCACCTACCTGCCGGCCGGACCACATGTGCTGCGGGCCTTCCAGCAGCCGTTCGACGAGGTGCGGGTGCTGATCGTCGGGCAGGATCCCTACCCGACGCCGGGGATGGCCATCGGCTACAGCTTCGCGGTGTCCCCCGAGGTGCGCAGGCTTCCCGGCAGCCTGCAGAACATCTTCCAGGAGCTGAGCGCGGATCTCGATCTGCCCAGGCCCGCCAACGGCGACCTGACCCCCTGGACGAGTCAGGGCGTCCTGCTGCTGAACAGGGCGCTGACGACCGCGCCGCGCCAGCCCGGCTCGCACCGGGGCAAGGGCTGGGAGCAGGTCACCGAGCAGGCGATCCGGGCGCTGGCCGGGCGGGGCAAGCCGCTCGTCGCGATCCTGTGGGGTCAGGACGCACGTAGCCTGCGGCCGTTCCTGGACGGTGCGGCGGTGATCGAGTCCACGCACCCGTCGCCCCGCTCGGCTGACCGTGGCTTCTTCGGGTCCCGGCCGTTCAGCCGGGCCAACGACCTGCTGCTCCGGCAGGGCGCACAGCCCGTCGACTGGCGCCTGCCGTAA
- a CDS encoding GDSL-type esterase/lipase family protein, translated as MRSRKAAIVVAALGLAVAGTGLAATGAGATSVSAAPAGTCGAEQWVASWAASPTDASSFVDPSLGIIPERLTRQTLRTVITPHLSGSSARIHLSNRFGTSPLTFAHVTAARQQSGAAIGTPVEVTFGGAASVTVPAGQEIVSDPVALAVETFTPLTISMYLPATTSPPTRHWNANATSYYTRAGAGDLTIQTSDSRFTEKTLSWFYVSGLDVQASARSVVAFGDSITDGFVGGSPVSIPADKSVADKNGRYPDYLQRRVNAAGLPVSVVNAGIGSNQLLGTLISFAGPSGLSRFQADALDIPGVAGVLVLEGINDLGLGNGVTPQQITDAYTELITKAHAAGLKIWLGTITPAANAIVDGTFLAPNSENYRQQINTWVRTQTLADGVVDFDAAVRDPAKPSQLLPAYASPDNLHPSLAGYQEMAEAVSLDLLAATSC; from the coding sequence ATGAGGTCACGAAAGGCCGCCATCGTCGTGGCGGCCCTCGGATTAGCCGTAGCGGGAACCGGACTGGCGGCCACCGGTGCCGGCGCCACGTCGGTCTCCGCTGCCCCCGCCGGCACCTGCGGGGCCGAGCAGTGGGTGGCCAGCTGGGCCGCCAGCCCCACCGACGCCTCGTCGTTCGTCGACCCGTCCCTCGGGATCATTCCCGAGCGACTGACCAGGCAGACGCTGCGGACGGTGATCACACCGCACCTGAGCGGGTCATCGGCCCGGATCCACCTGAGCAACCGGTTCGGCACCAGTCCGCTGACCTTCGCGCACGTGACAGCCGCGCGGCAGCAGAGCGGCGCCGCGATCGGGACTCCGGTGGAGGTCACGTTCGGTGGCGCGGCCTCGGTGACCGTGCCCGCGGGCCAGGAGATCGTCAGCGACCCGGTCGCGTTGGCGGTCGAGACGTTCACACCGCTGACGATCAGCATGTACCTGCCCGCCACCACCAGCCCGCCGACCCGGCACTGGAACGCGAACGCGACCTCCTATTACACAAGGGCGGGTGCTGGCGACCTCACGATCCAGACCAGCGACTCGCGTTTCACCGAGAAGACGCTCAGCTGGTTCTACGTCAGTGGGCTCGACGTGCAGGCCAGCGCCCGGTCGGTCGTGGCGTTCGGTGACTCCATCACGGACGGCTTCGTCGGCGGAAGCCCGGTGAGCATTCCGGCGGACAAGAGCGTGGCCGACAAGAACGGCCGTTACCCCGACTATCTGCAGCGCCGGGTGAACGCGGCCGGCCTGCCCGTCTCGGTCGTCAACGCCGGAATCGGCTCCAACCAGCTCCTCGGCACCCTGATCTCCTTCGCCGGGCCCAGCGGACTGTCACGTTTCCAGGCCGACGCACTGGACATCCCCGGTGTCGCCGGAGTCCTGGTGCTGGAGGGCATCAACGACCTCGGGCTCGGCAACGGCGTCACCCCCCAGCAGATCACGGACGCCTACACCGAGCTGATCACAAAGGCGCACGCCGCCGGCCTCAAGATCTGGCTGGGCACGATCACGCCCGCGGCCAACGCGATCGTCGACGGCACGTTCCTCGCGCCGAACAGCGAGAACTACCGGCAGCAGATCAACACCTGGGTCCGGACCCAGACCCTGGCGGACGGCGTGGTCGACTTCGACGCCGCCGTGCGCGACCCGGCGAAGCCGTCCCAGCTGCTGCCCGCCTACGCCTCGCCGGACAACCTGCACCCCAGCCTCGCCGGCTACCAGGAGATGGCGGAAGCCGTCTCGCTCGACCTGCTCGCCGCGACCAGCTGCTGA
- a CDS encoding ATP-binding protein produces MLGGESDVLRLPSVVTSADVAERWVCRLAVESGLAADDCEWLALAVREAVVNAVIHGNRLDPDLPVRLLLDRAERRITVTVSDRGSGFTPCVASDREVNLTPSGRGMILIAHGVDALDVIRRTDPPGCDVVLVKHLPEGQP; encoded by the coding sequence GTGCTGGGCGGGGAGAGCGATGTGCTGCGGCTGCCGTCCGTCGTAACCAGTGCTGACGTTGCCGAGCGATGGGTGTGCCGGCTGGCGGTGGAGTCCGGCCTGGCTGCCGACGACTGCGAGTGGCTGGCGCTGGCGGTGCGCGAGGCCGTGGTCAACGCGGTGATCCACGGGAATCGTCTCGATCCGGACCTGCCGGTTCGTCTGCTCCTCGACCGCGCCGAACGCCGGATCACCGTGACTGTCAGCGACCGGGGCTCGGGTTTCACCCCTTGCGTGGCGAGTGATCGCGAGGTGAACCTCACGCCTTCGGGCCGGGGGATGATCCTCATCGCCCACGGCGTCGATGCCCTGGACGTCATTCGCCGCACCGATCCACCGGGATGCGACGTGGTCCTGGTGAAACATCTACCGGAAGGGCAGCCCTGA
- a CDS encoding polyprenyl synthetase family protein — MDKQAEPEPEPAPAPAPAPAPQPKPEPAAARSGGASPGIVAPYLFGPDDLAAPRLDTGVRRTLDDYYRWRDRNPDRVAEHVNACTRELERVADRHRRHHLVRAPQALVPERWSTRPSARRRADERERLTHEVNYFAVYNLAEVPSAEVMACIVNGTHVRLPSARRIVADIDERHGVHGVARSLVRHLPELDRVPEVDWLTERLNRLQHALPEDVVAAGAMGKVVRTLAGVLAIGAYDTLDADQPVRVAHLTRLLAAGYAYGAAYAIVDDSFHDVPHDRLPSSDRERYHRLLTHALATGEDVDSATLPDHPLAEELCGLYDLMRTHYPFDRHRNLYRAAQAMYLAQDRDAARTADDVRAQGIRVLYPDIFIKAGMSRIVANILGRRELPDGFYTRALLLKFLSQFSDDLRDVEQDTAAGRLTPFTAPPEVTDSDPLYDLFAYRAYVAAEVFQADPGVCDALEHFGAGKFAEYFAADPARAARLLRRYDVTAEIARFLRTATGLRASAVRALETSDTRLRLRSEQILSRRDPSAVDVRTFTADRLGHINRIVRRANQPASTGQPGGPGQPGGTSQPSVTSQPSVTSQPSGTSQPGDTSQPSDTREPTDTREPTDTGQPAEAPPHDLDAIRAYALGGHAKRLRPVLTLMLAEGLRVPTGAIEPLLVASELFHTASLLLDDLPAQDDATTRRGRPTAHRVFDEGSVQLAAVSMISSGFGQLARLHEHFPPVRVVEVVAYAGSTLGPERLCRGQNLDLHLARRADDRPITGTDILEMYRLKSSTSIEAALVPLMMLLGRSDREIGLVERYARHAGIVFQIRDDLLDLTATDALLGKDTGHDTDKVNAVRAFGRAEAERLMHHHLTEAVGACADLRFDTRLLEAMAHHFATRRR, encoded by the coding sequence GTGGACAAACAGGCGGAACCGGAACCGGAACCGGCACCGGCACCGGCACCGGCACCGGCACCGCAACCGAAGCCGGAACCGGCGGCGGCCCGGTCGGGCGGGGCGTCGCCGGGGATCGTCGCGCCGTACCTGTTCGGCCCGGACGACCTGGCGGCGCCGCGGCTGGACACCGGGGTCCGCCGGACTCTGGACGACTACTACCGCTGGCGTGACCGCAACCCGGACCGGGTCGCCGAACATGTGAACGCCTGCACCCGTGAGCTGGAACGCGTCGCCGACCGCCACCGCCGCCACCACCTCGTCCGCGCACCGCAGGCCCTGGTGCCGGAGCGGTGGTCGACGCGGCCGTCCGCGCGCCGGCGCGCCGACGAACGGGAGCGGCTGACCCACGAGGTGAACTACTTCGCCGTCTACAACCTCGCCGAGGTGCCCTCCGCCGAGGTCATGGCATGCATCGTCAACGGGACGCACGTCCGCCTGCCCAGTGCGCGCCGCATCGTCGCGGACATCGACGAGCGGCATGGAGTTCACGGCGTGGCCCGGTCACTCGTACGCCACCTGCCCGAGCTCGACCGGGTCCCGGAGGTCGACTGGCTCACCGAACGGCTGAACCGGCTTCAGCACGCGCTGCCCGAGGATGTCGTCGCGGCCGGGGCGATGGGCAAGGTGGTGCGGACGCTCGCAGGGGTGCTGGCCATCGGCGCCTACGACACCCTGGACGCGGACCAGCCTGTCCGCGTCGCCCACCTGACCCGGCTGCTGGCCGCCGGCTACGCCTACGGTGCGGCGTACGCGATCGTCGACGACTCGTTCCACGACGTGCCACACGACCGGCTCCCCTCGTCCGACCGCGAGCGCTACCACCGGCTGCTGACCCACGCCCTGGCCACCGGGGAGGACGTCGACAGCGCCACCCTGCCCGACCATCCGCTCGCTGAGGAACTGTGCGGCCTCTACGACCTGATGCGTACGCACTATCCCTTCGACCGACACCGGAATCTCTACCGCGCCGCCCAGGCCATGTATCTGGCCCAGGACCGCGACGCCGCCCGCACCGCGGACGACGTCCGCGCCCAGGGGATACGCGTCCTGTATCCGGACATCTTCATCAAGGCTGGCATGAGCCGGATCGTGGCGAACATTCTGGGCCGCCGCGAGCTGCCGGACGGTTTCTACACGCGGGCCCTGCTCCTGAAGTTCCTCAGCCAGTTCAGCGACGACCTGCGGGACGTCGAACAGGACACGGCGGCCGGCCGGCTGACCCCGTTCACCGCGCCGCCGGAGGTGACCGACAGCGATCCGTTGTACGACCTTTTCGCCTACCGGGCCTATGTCGCCGCCGAGGTGTTCCAGGCCGATCCGGGGGTTTGCGACGCGCTCGAGCATTTCGGCGCCGGCAAGTTCGCCGAGTACTTCGCCGCCGATCCGGCTCGTGCCGCCCGGCTCCTGCGCCGCTACGACGTCACCGCCGAGATCGCCCGGTTCCTGCGCACCGCGACCGGCCTGCGGGCCTCCGCTGTGCGTGCGCTGGAGACGAGCGACACCCGGCTGCGGCTACGCAGCGAGCAGATCCTGAGCCGGCGGGATCCTTCGGCTGTCGACGTCCGTACCTTCACCGCCGACCGGCTCGGCCACATCAACCGCATCGTGCGCCGAGCCAACCAGCCCGCGAGCACCGGTCAGCCCGGCGGCCCAGGTCAGCCAGGCGGTACCAGCCAGCCGAGCGTTACCAGCCAGCCGAGCGTTACCAGCCAGCCGAGCGGTACCAGTCAGCCAGGCGATACCAGCCAACCCTCCGACACACGCGAGCCCACCGACACACGCGAGCCCACCGACACCGGCCAGCCCGCCGAGGCGCCACCCCACGACCTGGACGCCATCCGGGCCTACGCGCTCGGCGGGCATGCCAAGCGGCTACGCCCCGTGCTCACCCTCATGCTGGCCGAGGGGCTGCGGGTGCCGACCGGCGCCATCGAGCCTCTCCTGGTGGCGTCGGAGCTGTTCCACACCGCCAGCCTCCTGCTCGACGACCTGCCCGCCCAGGACGACGCGACGACCCGGCGCGGACGGCCCACCGCGCACCGGGTCTTCGACGAGGGCAGCGTGCAGCTCGCCGCCGTGTCGATGATCTCCTCGGGGTTCGGTCAGCTCGCCCGCCTTCACGAGCACTTCCCGCCGGTGCGGGTCGTCGAGGTCGTCGCCTACGCCGGCTCCACCCTCGGCCCCGAGCGCCTGTGCCGCGGCCAGAACCTGGATCTGCATCTCGCCCGCCGTGCCGACGACCGCCCGATCACCGGCACGGACATCCTGGAGATGTACCGGCTGAAGAGCTCGACGTCGATCGAGGCGGCGCTGGTCCCGCTGATGATGCTGCTGGGCCGGTCGGATCGGGAGATCGGCCTGGTCGAGCGGTACGCCCGCCACGCCGGCATCGTCTTCCAGATCCGCGACGACCTGCTCGACCTCACCGCCACCGACGCCCTGCTCGGCAAGGACACCGGCCACGACACCGACAAGGTCAACGCCGTACGCGCCTTCGGCCGGGCGGAGGCGGAGCGGCTCATGCACCACCACCTCACCGAGGCCGTCGGGGCCTGCGCCGACCTGCGGTTCGACACCCGCCTGCTCGAGGCCATGGCCCACCACTTCGCCACCCGCCGCCGCTGA
- a CDS encoding STAS domain-containing protein, with translation MKINRRQQNGVTILDLSGAITIGEGDIVLREAVNDEMENGTRNLLLNCASVTGIDSSGIGGLVSSYTTAQKHGGSLKLLNLTQKAGDLLVITKLMTVFEIHDDEKEAVASF, from the coding sequence ATGAAGATCAACCGTCGCCAGCAGAACGGCGTCACGATCCTCGACCTGTCCGGCGCGATCACTATCGGGGAGGGGGACATTGTGCTTCGTGAGGCCGTCAACGACGAGATGGAGAACGGCACCCGCAACCTCCTGCTCAACTGTGCCAGCGTGACCGGCATCGACAGCTCCGGTATCGGCGGGCTCGTCAGCTCGTACACCACGGCCCAGAAACATGGCGGGAGTCTCAAACTGCTCAACCTGACCCAGAAGGCCGGTGATCTTCTGGTCATCACCAAGCTGATGACCGTGTTCGAGATCCACGACGACGAGAAGGAGGCCGTCGCCAGCTTCTGA
- a CDS encoding sensor histidine kinase — protein sequence MVRKLLSPWRTVRTWYGVVHGVLDLFIGTVSFVLVITLLAVSASLLIIFPVALPFIWSLFVSASVIGALERSRAAALLDIHLPSPHAPFTSRNWLSRLGQRSRSASRWREIAYCLLLMPIGVIRLAVLTTVWSGSFALLILPLYLGALPGDSAEFGLFELSGVSGALAGSVTGAIGLLVAAPWATVALTTASGLIVRALLGPSPETELREQVTRLEASRTSAEAGRSAAVDSAEAERRRIERDLHDGAQQRLVALAMDLGMVREKFDRDPERARQLVTNAHQEAKAALAELRDLVRGFHPAILEDRGLDAALSAVVARCPIPVQLDITVDPRPPSTVESAAYFIVAEALTNVTKHSQASAAKVSIARRGDLLVIDISDNGRGGATLAGGTGLQGLDERVRGLGGWMQVLSPPGGPTSVLVELPCGS from the coding sequence ATGGTCAGGAAGCTGCTCTCGCCGTGGCGAACGGTGCGTACGTGGTACGGCGTCGTGCACGGCGTGCTCGACCTGTTCATCGGCACGGTCTCGTTCGTCCTTGTGATCACGCTTCTGGCGGTCTCCGCCTCGCTGCTGATCATTTTTCCGGTGGCACTGCCGTTCATCTGGTCGCTGTTCGTCAGCGCCAGCGTCATCGGAGCACTGGAGCGGTCGCGGGCCGCCGCCCTGCTCGACATCCATCTACCGTCACCGCACGCGCCGTTCACCAGCCGCAACTGGTTGAGTCGCCTCGGTCAGCGATCCAGGTCCGCCAGCCGCTGGCGCGAGATCGCCTACTGCCTGTTGCTGATGCCCATCGGAGTGATCAGGCTCGCGGTGCTGACCACGGTGTGGAGCGGATCCTTCGCGCTGCTGATCCTGCCGCTCTACCTCGGTGCGTTGCCGGGTGACAGCGCCGAGTTCGGCCTGTTCGAGCTGTCTGGTGTCAGTGGTGCGCTCGCCGGCAGCGTCACCGGGGCCATCGGGCTGCTCGTCGCCGCACCCTGGGCAACCGTCGCGCTCACGACGGCCAGTGGTCTGATCGTTCGCGCGCTCCTCGGTCCCTCTCCCGAGACCGAGCTGCGCGAGCAGGTCACCCGGCTCGAGGCCAGCCGCACCTCGGCCGAGGCCGGGCGGTCCGCCGCGGTTGACAGCGCCGAGGCCGAACGGCGACGCATCGAGCGTGACCTGCACGACGGGGCGCAGCAACGACTCGTCGCGCTGGCGATGGACCTCGGCATGGTCCGGGAGAAGTTCGACCGGGACCCCGAACGCGCCCGCCAGCTCGTCACCAACGCACACCAGGAAGCCAAGGCCGCGCTGGCCGAGCTGCGTGATCTCGTCCGGGGCTTCCACCCGGCGATCCTTGAGGACCGCGGCCTCGACGCGGCACTGTCCGCGGTGGTGGCCCGCTGCCCGATCCCCGTTCAACTCGACATCACGGTCGACCCCCGACCACCGTCCACCGTCGAGAGCGCGGCGTACTTCATCGTCGCCGAAGCACTCACCAACGTCACGAAACACTCGCAGGCCTCGGCGGCGAAGGTTTCCATAGCCCGGCGCGGCGACCTGCTCGTGATCGACATCAGCGACAACGGCCGCGGTGGCGCCACCCTGGCCGGGGGAACCGGCCTGCAGGGCCTCGACGAACGGGTGCGCGGGCTCGGCGGATGGATGCAGGTGCTGAGCCCGCCAGGCGGGCCGACCTCGGTTCTGGTCGAGCTGCCATGCGGATCGTGA
- a CDS encoding type II toxin-antitoxin system RelE/ParE family toxin has translation MIWGTVELEPEVRDWLGRLPTAQFATVAFYVDLLAEQGPLLGEPYTRQLDGKLRELRFHLDSQAVRVTYWIAPGRRVVLLTVFAKTRMREVAEVSRARRALARCMAESHTVAGGEGGGDG, from the coding sequence ATGATCTGGGGTACCGTCGAGCTGGAACCGGAAGTCCGGGACTGGCTGGGGCGGCTGCCGACCGCGCAGTTCGCGACGGTCGCCTTCTATGTCGATCTGCTCGCGGAGCAGGGTCCGTTGTTGGGCGAGCCCTACACGCGGCAGCTCGATGGCAAGCTGCGGGAGCTGCGCTTTCACCTGGACAGCCAGGCGGTCCGGGTGACTTACTGGATCGCGCCGGGGCGGCGGGTGGTGCTGTTGACGGTGTTCGCCAAGACGCGGATGAGGGAGGTCGCCGAGGTGTCCCGGGCGCGGCGTGCCTTGGCGCGTTGCATGGCCGAGTCGCACACGGTGGCAGGAGGGGAAGGGGGCGGCGATGGATGA
- a CDS encoding serine/threonine-protein kinase, with protein MLAALVASDPAVVGRYRLEARLGSGGMGTVYLGRDAGGRPAAVKVIRPDLVSDAELRERFRREVTAARRLRGPFVAEFLDADVDAASPWLAMEYVPGVSLAAEIGAHGSLAEARLVAIGSGLAAALLSAHSAGLVHRDLKPSNILLGPTGPKIIDFGIARALDGTAHTGTGAVLGTVAWMAPEQLLGERAGPAADIFAWAMCLVYAARGRHPFPAEAPAATAIRMLRDSPDLTGVPTRLLGLLTRALDKDPSRRPSADEALTAILGAEITSLAAAEDLTQHTVDRLWSPATSALLRTSPLPGPPQQPPAPPQPPAPVRTSSPMPPRWSADGVPAMARTGVEAADPAAGPLDPTQVDPGQPAGRRRARRPAITAGAALAAVLLAGAIAAGTVAANRDGADQQAESAALSSPQPGTATPPTATTSDAAASPTGTESAATPSEPPGSATATNQAGGSPAATTAPSPDPAPTAAPAPATVALVRYYNGADHTVLTGPAPAGYWAESTLGSIYQSGDVPGTSPLYACLIGSDSFTSGSANCEGQQVVGVLGWVLGSQPPAPATRAIIRCRTSAGEHFVSPDAACEGQTVEGAQGYVLTG; from the coding sequence ATGCTGGCGGCGCTCGTCGCTTCCGACCCAGCCGTCGTCGGGCGGTACCGACTCGAGGCACGGCTCGGCTCCGGCGGCATGGGAACCGTCTACCTGGGGCGCGACGCGGGCGGGCGGCCGGCCGCGGTCAAGGTGATCCGGCCCGACCTGGTCAGCGACGCCGAGCTCCGCGAGCGGTTCCGGCGCGAGGTCACCGCCGCCCGCCGGCTGCGCGGCCCGTTCGTCGCCGAGTTCCTGGACGCCGACGTCGATGCCGCATCCCCGTGGCTGGCGATGGAGTACGTCCCGGGGGTGAGCCTCGCCGCCGAGATCGGCGCCCATGGCAGCCTGGCGGAGGCCCGGCTCGTCGCCATCGGCAGCGGCCTGGCGGCCGCCCTGCTCTCAGCCCATTCCGCCGGCCTGGTGCACCGTGACCTCAAACCGTCGAACATCCTGCTCGGCCCGACCGGACCCAAGATCATCGATTTCGGCATCGCGCGGGCGCTCGACGGCACCGCCCACACCGGCACCGGCGCGGTACTCGGCACCGTCGCCTGGATGGCTCCCGAGCAGCTGCTGGGCGAGCGGGCCGGGCCCGCGGCGGACATCTTCGCCTGGGCCATGTGCCTGGTCTACGCGGCACGCGGCCGGCATCCGTTCCCCGCCGAGGCACCCGCCGCGACGGCCATCAGGATGCTGCGGGACTCCCCCGACCTGACGGGTGTGCCGACTCGTCTCCTCGGGCTGCTCACCCGCGCGCTCGACAAGGATCCGTCCCGCCGGCCCAGCGCGGACGAGGCACTCACCGCGATCCTCGGCGCCGAGATCACCAGCCTCGCGGCGGCCGAGGACCTCACCCAGCACACCGTGGACCGGCTCTGGTCGCCGGCCACATCCGCGCTGCTCCGCACATCGCCGCTGCCCGGCCCACCACAGCAGCCGCCCGCACCGCCGCAGCCGCCCGCGCCCGTACGGACGTCCTCGCCCATGCCTCCGCGCTGGTCCGCCGATGGCGTCCCGGCGATGGCGCGCACCGGTGTGGAGGCCGCTGACCCAGCCGCCGGACCGCTGGACCCGACCCAGGTCGATCCCGGTCAGCCGGCCGGCCGGCGCCGAGCCCGCCGGCCCGCCATCACCGCCGGGGCCGCCCTGGCCGCGGTACTCCTCGCCGGCGCGATCGCCGCCGGCACGGTCGCCGCGAACCGCGACGGCGCGGACCAGCAGGCGGAGAGTGCCGCCCTCAGCTCGCCACAGCCCGGGACGGCCACCCCACCGACAGCGACGACGTCCGACGCGGCCGCGTCGCCGACAGGCACCGAGAGCGCGGCCACTCCGTCGGAGCCCCCCGGATCGGCCACCGCGACGAACCAGGCCGGCGGGTCACCGGCCGCCACCACGGCGCCGTCGCCCGACCCCGCTCCCACCGCCGCTCCCGCCCCTGCGACGGTCGCCCTCGTCCGCTACTACAACGGCGCGGATCACACCGTGCTGACCGGGCCCGCGCCAGCCGGCTACTGGGCTGAGAGCACCCTCGGATCCATCTACCAGTCGGGTGACGTTCCTGGCACCTCCCCGCTGTACGCCTGCCTGATCGGCAGCGACTCGTTCACCTCGGGCAGCGCGAACTGCGAGGGACAGCAGGTCGTGGGCGTCCTCGGCTGGGTCCTCGGTTCCCAGCCGCCGGCACCGGCCACGAGGGCGATCATCCGCTGCAGGACGTCCGCCGGAGAGCACTTCGTCTCCCCGGACGCCGCCTGCGAAGGCCAGACCGTCGAGGGCGCGCAGGGCTACGTCCTCACCGGCTGA